One window of Vitis riparia cultivar Riparia Gloire de Montpellier isolate 1030 chromosome 5, EGFV_Vit.rip_1.0, whole genome shotgun sequence genomic DNA carries:
- the LOC117915218 gene encoding mitogen-activated protein kinase kinase kinase 17-like, giving the protein MASGKPAWQCQPGTDANALLFRIWGGKASPEIPSELSEKGKDFLEKCFLRGLRKRWTAEMLLDHPFVAGTDVTVPLKQSDEVSTSPRSPFDFPEWASDHAPSPTPDSEACFDRDLNSSSHSRTSPADRIRQLVTDQTPNWSVSESWFTVRIHTIIISIRMATSSLNASDWPDKAA; this is encoded by the exons ATGGCGAGTGGGAAGCCAGCGTGGCAGTGCCAGCCGGGGACTGATGCGAATGCGTTGTTGTTTAGGATTTGGGGCGGGAAAGCGTCGCCGGAGATTCCATCGGAGTTGTCTGAGAAGGGAAAAGATTTTcttgaaaagtgtttcttgcGTGGCCTGAGAAAGAGATGGACGGCGGAGATGCTTCTTGATCATCCGTTCGTCGCCGGTACCGACGTGACTGTTCCATTGAAACAGTCCGACGAAGTCTCCACTTCCCCAAGAAGTCCTTTCGATTTTCCGGAATGGGCCTCCGATCACGCCCCTTCACCGACGCCGGATTCTGAGGCCTGCTTTGACAGAGACCTCAATTCATCATCTCACTCCCGGACATCTCCAGCGGACCGAATCCGGCAACTGGTGACCGATCAGACGCCCAATTGGTCAGTTTCGGAGAGTTGGTTCACCGTCAG GATACACACCATTATTATCTCAATCCGGATGGCCACAAGTAGTTTGAACGCTTCTGATTGGCCAGACAAAGCGGCCTGA